From one Rhodamnia argentea isolate NSW1041297 chromosome 1, ASM2092103v1, whole genome shotgun sequence genomic stretch:
- the LOC125313584 gene encoding disease resistance protein L6-like: protein MVSQLFSSLAAPAFAALLFLYFLYRRSREINAAANDGTARGDSVATSSGANKDAAANHGMESGDSGTHTSTEVPEIDTSSKYDYEVFLSFRGPDIRATFTDHLYTRLTEAGIRTFKDDESLRMGEEFAPELLQAIKQSKILIPIFSKNYASSPWCLKELAQMVKCKKNNGGHKIIPIFYDVEPAEVKHQIGDYGQAFRLHESKKRHDEKIITEWRAALRAVGEINGHDIRNREKKKPKLFV from the exons ATGGTTTCCCAACTTTTTTCATCTCTTGCTGCCCCTGCTTTTGCTGCTCTGCTGTTCCTTTACTTCTTGTATAGAAGATCAAGGGAGATCAATGCAGCTGCAAATGATGGAACTGCAAGAGGCGATTCTG TGGCTACTTCATCAGGAGCAAATAAGGATGCAGCTGCAAACCATGGAATGGAAAGTGGCGATTCTGGTACTCATACTTCAACAGAAGTACCTGAAATAGATACTTCGTCGAAATATGACTATGAAGttttcttgagctttagaggacCGGACATTCGAGCAACTTTTACTGACCACCTTTACACTAGACTTACAGAGGCAGGAATCCGCACATTTAAAGACGATGAAAGTCTCCGCATGGGGGAAGAGTTTGCACCAGAACTTCTCCAAGCAATTAAGCAGTCGAAGATCTTAATACCTATCTTCTCGAAAAATTATGCCTCGAGTCCCTGGTGTCTCAAGGAGTTAGCCCAAATGGTCAAGTGCAAGAAGAATAATGGGGGACATAAGATCatccccattttttatgatgtggAGCCTGCAGAGGTTAAGCACCAAATTGGGGATTATGGACAGGCCTTTCGTTTACATGAAAGCAAGAAGCGACATGACGAAAAGATTATCACAGAGTGGAGGGCTGCTCTCAGAGCAGTTGGGGAAATAAACGGACACGACATTCGAAACAG ggaaaaaaagaagccgAAGCTCTTCGTCTAG